The DNA sequence AACAGCGTGCGCTGGGGAATCATCGGCGTCGGAAATGTCACCGAGCGAAAGAGCGGCCCAGGCTTCCAGCGCGCCGCGAACTCCTCGCTGGTTGCGGTCATGCGACGCGACGCCGCGAAGGCCGAGGACTATGCGCGTCGGCACGACGTCCCACGCTGGTACGCCGACGCAGATGAGCTGATCAACGACCCTGAGGTGGATGCGGTGTATGTCGCCACGCCACCCGACAGCCACCTGGACTATGCACTGCGCGTCGCAGCGGCCGGCAAACCCGTCTACGTCGAGAAGCCGATGGCCCGCACAGCTGCCGAGTGTGAGCAGATGATCACCGCCTGCGAGGCCGCAGGCGTCCCGCTGTTCGTGGCCTACTACCGACGGGCCATGCCCCGCTTCCGCACGGTCCGGGAGCTCCTCGAGACCGGAAACATCGGCACGCCGCGTTCGGTGCTCATCCGCAACCAGCGTGGCGCCGACCAGCCAGCAGCAGGCCCCCTGCCCTGGCGGGTCCGGCCCGAGATCTCCGGCGGTGGCTACTTCGTCGATCTCGGCTCGCACACCCTTGACCTGCTGGACAGGCTGTTCGGTCCGATCACCCGGGTCAGCGGCTCGGCGACCAACGTCGGTGGACGCTACCCCGCCGAGGACCTGGTCACCGCCTCGTTCAGCTTTGCCTCCGGCGTCGAAGCAGCCGGCATCTGGTGCTACGACGCCGCGCAGCATCTGGACGAGGTGGAGATCATCGGCACCGACGGGAGCCTGCGCTTCTCCTGCTTCGGGCAGGAACCGTTACGGCTCGTCGGCAGAGCCGGCGACCGCGAGATCGAGGCGCCCTATCCCGACCATGTGCAACAGCCGCTGATCCAGTCCGTCGTCGACGCCCTCACCGGCCGCGGAGAGTCGCCGAGCACCGGCGCCAGCGCACTGCGCACCGCGCGCGTGATCGATCGGCTGCTGGCCGAGTACCGTCAGGCCAACAAGATCATCTTGTGACCTGGTATGCCTCCAGGGCCGCCCGGTCCCAATCGACGCCGAGACCGGGTGAGCTTGGCGCGACCGCCATACCGTCGCGCACCTGCATCTGATCGCCGGTGACGGCGGTGAGCTGGGGAATGTGCTCGACGTAGAGCGAGTTGGGGATGGCGCAGGCGAGCGAGACGTGCAGCTCCATCAGGAAGTGCGGTGCCACCTTGACGTTGTAGGCGTCGGCCAGATGGGCCACCTTGAGCCACGGAGTAATGCCACCGACCCGAGCCACGTCCACCTGGAGGATGCCGGCCGCCTGCTGGTGCAGGTACTCCTTGAACTGCGCGACCGAGTACATGCTCTCCCCCACTGCGATGGGGATGCTGCACGCCTCAGACAGCCGTCGGTGACCGGCAATGTCGTCTGCGGGCAACGGCTCCTCGAACCAGGCGAGGTCCAGGTCGGCGAACAGCGCTGCTCGCCGGATCGCCTCGGCTGCGGTCAAGGACTGGTTCGCATCCACCATGATGTCCATGTCCGGCCCGACCGCGGTCCGTACGGCAGCCAGCCGGCTGGCGTCCTCACGTCCACGCGGCTTGCCGATCTTGATCTTGACCCCGGGGAGGCCGCGCGCCGCGGAGTCCTCCGCCTGGGCCACCAGCTCCGCCTCGGTCAGGTGCAGCCAACCGCCCTCGGTGTCGTACAGCGGGACCTCGGGACGAGCGCCGCCGGCCAGCACCCACAGCGGCAGGCCATGGATCTTTCCGCGGGCGTCCCAGACCGCTGTGTCGATGGCCGCCAACGCAAGGGAGGTGATCGCGCCGGTCGTTGTCGCCCGGGAGGCGTTGAAAGCGGCGTACCAGATCGCCTCGAAGCGGTGGATGTCCAGGCCGATCACCGCCTCCAACAACGTGCTGCGCAGCAGGTCGAGCACGGCACCACCGCCGGTGCCGATGGTGTAGCTGTAGCCCAGACCGGTCTGCCCGGATGCGGTCTCGAGCTCGACGAAGAGCGTCTCCTGCTTCAGGAAAGCCTGGATCGCGTCGGTCCTTGGCCGTTCCACGGGTAGGTCACACAACCACGCACGAGCGTGGACGATCTGGTCGGACGTCACACCAGCCTCCTGGAGATCTTCATTTGCGGAGACCCTATCGGTACGCTCCCCTTGTTTGGGTCCCCACCCCGAGGGGTACCTGGCACCGTCAGCGGATGGCTGACAGAGCGAAAGGGCTGAACATGAACAGAGGCATCATCGGCACCATCATTGGTGTGCTGGTCATCATCATCCTGGTGATTGTGATTCTCCAGCTGACCTGAGTCGAAAACGGACAGAGACTCCGGGCCCGTGGCCCGGAGTCTGTGTCCGTCGTCTCGCGGTGTGCACGGACCAGCTCAGGCCGCAGCGACGGATTGGCTCCGAGTGTCCGCCGCCAGCATCAGGTTCAGCGCCTGGGGCAGCCCCTCATGGTCGGCAACGAATCCAGGCCGTACGTCGACGACCACCGGCCGACCGTCCGCCAGCCGGCGAATCTCAAGGCTGACCGGTCCGGTCAGACTCAAGGCCTCGACCGCCGCTGTCGCCAACGCGGTGACGTCGGAGTGGTCGCCTGCTCCCGCCTGGTCGATGCTCACCAGGGAGCCCGCGCCAGCGGCTCGGAACACCAGTACGGCGTAGCTTCGGCCCTCCACGAACTCCTGCAGGATGTGCGTTGCGGCGAGGCTGTCCCAGTCCACCTGCTGCTGCGGGTCGTCGACCACCACACCGCGCAGCCCGCGTTGAAGCCGCGGCTTGAGCACGACCGGCGTGCCCAGTTTCCTCAGAGCATCTTCGACGCCCTCGAAATCGTTGGGCGCGCCGAAGCGGGGCACGCCGACACCAGCCACATCCAGCATGGCCGCAGCCCACAGACTGTCGTTGGCCAGCAGCACACTGGTGACATCACTGATCATGACGTCCGCCCGGTGGCCCAGCTCTCCCCTGCCTGACGCGAGGAGCGGCAGCTCGGCCGCCACCGTGGGCAGCACCAGGTCGATCTGATGATCATCGATGAGACGCCGGAGCTCCA is a window from the Microlunatus panaciterrae genome containing:
- a CDS encoding enolase C-terminal domain-like protein; amino-acid sequence: MTSDQIVHARAWLCDLPVERPRTDAIQAFLKQETLFVELETASGQTGLGYSYTIGTGGGAVLDLLRSTLLEAVIGLDIHRFEAIWYAAFNASRATTTGAITSLALAAIDTAVWDARGKIHGLPLWVLAGGARPEVPLYDTEGGWLHLTEAELVAQAEDSAARGLPGVKIKIGKPRGREDASRLAAVRTAVGPDMDIMVDANQSLTAAEAIRRAALFADLDLAWFEEPLPADDIAGHRRLSEACSIPIAVGESMYSVAQFKEYLHQQAAGILQVDVARVGGITPWLKVAHLADAYNVKVAPHFLMELHVSLACAIPNSLYVEHIPQLTAVTGDQMQVRDGMAVAPSSPGLGVDWDRAALEAYQVTR
- a CDS encoding NAD-dependent epimerase/dehydratase family protein, giving the protein MQFWVYAFVIVAICCLAAAVLVRPLRRKPTAGTVHDDHGQEQSENAAEAGNSVVEQRRVLVTGVGGQVGRALVDQLTQRGVKVIGVDTETVGIAGVQTFRVPSATDRSLLVELRRLIDDHQIDLVLPTVAAELPLLASGRGELGHRADVMISDVTSVLLANDSLWAAAMLDVAGVGVPRFGAPNDFEGVEDALRKLGTPVVLKPRLQRGLRGVVVDDPQQQVDWDSLAATHILQEFVEGRSYAVLVFRAAGAGSLVSIDQAGAGDHSDVTALATAAVEALSLTGPVSLEIRRLADGRPVVVDVRPGFVADHEGLPQALNLMLAADTRSQSVAAA
- a CDS encoding Gfo/Idh/MocA family protein → MNSVRWGIIGVGNVTERKSGPGFQRAANSSLVAVMRRDAAKAEDYARRHDVPRWYADADELINDPEVDAVYVATPPDSHLDYALRVAAAGKPVYVEKPMARTAAECEQMITACEAAGVPLFVAYYRRAMPRFRTVRELLETGNIGTPRSVLIRNQRGADQPAAGPLPWRVRPEISGGGYFVDLGSHTLDLLDRLFGPITRVSGSATNVGGRYPAEDLVTASFSFASGVEAAGIWCYDAAQHLDEVEIIGTDGSLRFSCFGQEPLRLVGRAGDREIEAPYPDHVQQPLIQSVVDALTGRGESPSTGASALRTARVIDRLLAEYRQANKIIL